In one Lolium rigidum isolate FL_2022 chromosome 3, APGP_CSIRO_Lrig_0.1, whole genome shotgun sequence genomic region, the following are encoded:
- the LOC124695807 gene encoding uncharacterized protein LOC124695807, which yields MASGLVPDIWQWIRSLPKQWRAKESHSLQICTSPSTNQSLNLVVMSRQSETETRSFSLCFSICDDHDQVSLWSPKPKPANYTTDDVATQFLVEIICGVLRYGPYCSSRAILMLPIVQMSEDSGRMLSLSVLMLAFLVCVYEAPSTLRREFIGTITARLTQHGHEMRHAARELMLALGSSLEEQWMRSVNLGVTNWVMEALRSGTAPAAPPRFAVFSYALSASRLWKVQLYCPVVAMTMEHHPSSHHHQQQQLAKDERLLFSLNYQQLESVIQFVYRVAFKENWIDVAVNVDNIRCDVIQLVSETLMARQGYGSDEKHFPSRISLQLTPLAQSDILSLTVSRSTDNPVQEVGADKGIDTTFGAAPASIGISLSAHETVTRSMKPWKFEHSVHGNTASLSWFLHGDGGGGREVFSSEPPKLELFQPRSWFRNRYTSPSRPFTRNGGVIFAGDEYGEAVCWRMGAAAAGKTMEWEIKGRIWVTYWPNKKRTLHTETRRVEFRELLHLNIGE from the exons ATGGCTTCTGGCTTGGTTCCTGACATTTGGCAGTGGATCCGGAGCCTCCCCAAGCAATGGAGAGCAAAGGAATCCCACTCTCTCCAGATATGCACTTCACCATCCACAAACCAATCTCTGAACCTTGTGGTAATGAGTAGGCAATCTGAAACCGAAACCCGTTCATTCAGTTTGTGTTTCTCCATCTGTGATGATCATGATCAAGTCTCACTATGGAGCCCCAAGCCGAAACCTGCAAATTATACCACAGACGACGTCGCTACCCAGTTCTTGGTCGAGATCATATGTGGGGTGCTCAGGTATGGGCCATACTGTAGCAGCAGGGCAATCTTGATGCTGCCAATTGTGCAGATGTCTGAAGATTCAGGCAGGATGTTGAGCCTGTCGGTCCTGATGCTGGCATTCCTGGTCTGCGTGTACGAGGCTCCGTCCACGCTCCGCAGAGAGTTCATCGGCACCATCACCGCGCGGCTGACCCAGCACGGCCACGAGATGCGTCACGCGGCGAGGGAGCTGATGCTGGCCCTCGGGTCCAGCCTGGAGGAGCAGTGGATGCGGTCGGTGAACCTGGGCGTCACCAACTGGGTTATGGAGGCTCTCCGATCAGGCACGGCGCCGGCGGCACCACCGCGTTTCGCGGTCTTCTCCTACGCTCTGTCGGCGAGCAGGCTGTGGAAGGTGCAGCTGTACTGCCCGGTGGTGGCCATGACCATGGAGCACCACCCGTCGTCCCATCACCACCAACAACAGCAGCTGGCCAAAGACGAGAGGCTGCTCTTCTCGCTCAACTACCAGCAGCTGGAGAGCGTCATCCAGTTCGTCTACAGAGTCGCCTTCAAGGAGAACTGGATAGACGTCGCCGTCAACGTCGACAACATCAG GTGTGACGTGATCCAGCTGGTGTCCGAGACTCTCATGGCGAGGCAGGGGTACGGCTCTGACGAGAAGCACTTCCCGTCGCGCATATCACTGCAGCTGACTCCCCTGGCGCAGTCGGACATCCTCTCGCTGACCGTGAGCAGGTCGACGGACAATCCCGTCCAGGAGGTCGGCGCCGACAAGGGCATCGACACGACGTTCGGCGCCGCGCCGGCGTCGATCGGCATCAGCTTGTCGGCACACGAGACGGTGACGAGGAGCATGAAGCCCTGGAAGTTCGAGCACTCGGTGCATGGCAACACGGCATCGCTCAGCTGGTTCCtccacggcgacggcggcgggggcaGGGAGGTCTTCTCCAGCGAGCCGCCAAAGCTGGAGCTCTTCCAGCCGAGGTCGTGGTTCAGGAACAGGTACACCAGTCCCAGCAGGCCCTTCACGAGGAACGGCGGAGTGATCTTCGCCGGCGACGAGTACGGGGAGGCCGTGTGCTGGAGGATgggcgcggcggccgccggcaagACCATGGAGTGGGAGATCAAGGGGAGGATATGGGTCACCTACTGGCCCAATAAGAAGAGGACGCTGCATACCGAGACCAGGAGGGTGGAGTTCAGAGAGCTGCTGCATCTAAACATTGGAGAGTAG
- the LOC124694730 gene encoding amino acid transporter ANT1-like produces the protein MAAQAKGEAAPLLAREDSKGRGGAAGGGATWAQTLGNVVVSIVGTGVLGLPYAFRAAGWVAGSIGVAAAGFATLYCMLLLVDCRDKLQKEETEEPCDVHYTYGDLGDKCFGTVGRCLTEILILVSQAGGSVAYLVFIGENLHSVFSQSMSSAGFIFAVLLPVQIALSFIRSLSSLSPFSIFADVCNVLAMAMVIRKDLQLIDHPFANRSAFNGVTAIPFAFGVAVFCFEGFSMTLALESSMAERRKFRWVLSQAVVGIIFVYSCFGICGYLAYGEATMDIITLNLPNSWSSAAVKVGLCIALAFTFPVMMHPIHEIVEDRFRSSGCFQKLSNSVPGAEWLGLHSSRIFTVTILAVVASFVPEFGSFVSFVGSTMCALLSFVLPTLFHLNIVGSSMSLWQRVLDYSFLIFGLGFAGYGVFTTLVTLTD, from the exons ATGGCGGCGCAGGCGAAGGGGGAGGCAGCGCCGCTGCTGGCGCGGGAGGATTCCAAGGGGCGTGGAGGTGCAGCCGGGGGAGGAGCGACGTGGGCGCAGACGCTGGGCAACGTCGTGGTCTCCATCGTCGGCACGGGGGTGCTCGGCCTGCCCTACGCCTTCCGCGCCGCCGGCTGGGTCGCGGGATCCAtcggcgtcgccgccgccggcttcGCCACGCTCTACTGCATGCTCCTCCTC GTGGACTGTAGAGATAAATTGCAAAAGGAAGAAACTGAGGAACCATGTGATGTTCACTATACATATGGAGACTTGGGTGACAAGTGCTTTGGGACTGTAGGTCGATGCTTGACAGAGATTCTTATCCTTGTTTCGCAAGCTGGTGGATCTGTAGCTTACCTAGTATTCATTGGCGAAAATCTCCATTCCGTGTTTAGCCAGTCGATGTCATCAGCTGGCTTCATCTTCGCCGTCCTCCTGCCTGTGCAAATTGCATTATCCTTCATCCGTTCACTGTCTTCTCTTTCACCATTCAGTATATTTGCTGATGTATGCAATGTCCTAGCGATGGCAATGGTTATCAGAAAGGATCTTCAACTAATTGATCATCCATTTGCAAATAGAAGTGCTTTTAATGGAGTTACGGCGATACCTTTTGCTTTTGGGGTTGCAGTCTTCTGCTTTGAAGGATTCAGCATGACATTGGCACTAGAATCATCAATGGCGGAACGGAGAAAGTTTCGTTGGGTACTTTCTCAAGCAGTTGTGGGCATCATATTTGTGTATTCATGTTTTGGAATATGTGGGTATTTGGCCTATGGTGAGGCTACTATGGACATCATAACACTTAATCTTCCAAATAGTTGGTCATCTGCCGCAGTTAAG GTTGGCCTATGCATTGCGCTAGCATTCACATTCCCTGTTATGATGCACCCAATCCACGAGATAGTGGAGGATAGGTTCAGATCAAGTGGATGCTTCCAGAAGCTTTCCAACAGTGTTCCTGGTGCTGAATGGCTAGGCCTGCACTCGAGCCGCATCTTCACAGTGACCATCCTCGCTGTGGTGGCATCCTTCGTACCTGAATTCGGATCATTTGTCTCCTTTGTAGGGAGCACAATGTGTGCTCTGCTCTCCTTTGTGCTGCCTACCTTGTTCCACCTCAACATCGTTGGCTCGTCAATGAGCCTGTGGCAAAGGGTGTTGGACTACAGTTTCCTTATCTTTGGCCTGGGTTTTGCTGGCTATGGAGTCTTCACTACTCTCGTCACACTGACAGATTAA